The following proteins are co-located in the Solanum pennellii chromosome 8, SPENNV200 genome:
- the LOC107028887 gene encoding beta-phellandrene synthase (neryl-diphosphate-cyclizing), chloroplastic-like, with the protein MDGFEDARERIRENFGKLELSPSSYDTAWVAMVPSRHSLNEPCFPQCLDWIIENQREDGSWGLNPSHPLLLKDSLSSTLACLLALTKWRVGDEQIKRGFGFIETYGWAVDNKDQISPLGFEIIFSTMIKFAEKLNLNLPLNLDLVNLVNCKKDSTIKSSHYVSNKDTFIALLG; encoded by the exons GATGGGTTTGAAGATGCAAGGGAGAGAATAAGGGAAAATTTTGGGAAATTAGAGCTATCACCTTCTTCCTATGACACAGCATGGGTAGCTATGGTCCCTTCAAGACATTCACTAAATGAGCCATGTTTTCCACAATGTTTAGATTGGAttattgaaaatcaaagagaagATGGATCTTGGGGACTAAACCCTAGCCATCCATTGCTTCTAAAGGACTCACTTTCTTCCACTCTTGCATGTTTGCTTGCCCTAACCAAATGGAGAGTTGGAGATGAGCAAATCAAAAGAG GTTTTGGCTTCATTGAAACGTATGGTTGGGCAGTAGATAACAAGGATCAAATTTCACCTCTaggatttgaaattatattttctacTATGATCAAATTTGCAGagaaattaaacttgaatttgCCTTTGAATCTTGATCTTGTAAATTTGGTGAATTGCAAAAAAGATTCAACAATTAAAAG TTCCCACTATGTATCCAACAAAGATACATTCATTGCTTTGCTTGGTTGA